A window of Aquibium oceanicum genomic DNA:
AAGGAGCGGCTGATCAAAGCCAGTCTGATACTTCTCGGCGACCAGAAGAACCTGATACTCCTGCGTGGCAAAAATTTCCGGGAGCTCCTTCTCACGCACCCCAAGGTTCATGCCCTCTTCGGTGTAAGTCACGTCTTCAAGCTTATCGTCCGTCACAACGCCAGAGAACGCGACCAATGACTTGATCGCGTATCCCTTTTCCTGAATGTAGCGGTCGAAACTCTGCTTATAGCGAACCGCCTCAAGGCGGGAGCCGGTTATCACCATGGCCTTCGCCCGGCCGCCAATCTTGTGCTGGGTGGCGGCATGAAAATGCTCGACCATTACCTCGGTCTTCTGCGCGATGTTGTGAGGATGAAGCTTCAGGAAACGTGCTAGCGCGCGCGCCGCCTTTTTCCGCTGCACGTTCGGATCGTCTTCGCTCGCCTTGAGTAGCCGGAAATAGGTGGCGTACGTGGTGTAGTGCTTAAGCACGTCGAGGATGAAGCCTTCCTCGATCGCCTGGCGCATCGTGTAGCGGTGCGCGGGCTTGCCGTCCTGGCCGCCGAACACCTTGAGCGTCTTGTGCTTGGGTGTGGCGGTGAACGCGAAGAAGCTGAGATTCGCCTGCCGGCCGCGTTTGGCCATCGAGCGATATAGCTCCTCCATGTCCGTCTCATCGTTCTCGGCCATGTACTTCGCGGCCTCTTCGCGCAGGCCCTGGCCACCGAGAACCTCCTTGAGATCGGTCGCCGTCTCGCCCCCTTGAGAGCTGTGGGCCTCATCGATAATGACCGCGCACCGCCTCGATTTCAGCGTGGCGCTTTCCGCATCGTTTCGCTCCTCCGCCATCTTCGCAAGCTGGCGGGAGACAAACGGGAACTTCTGCAGCGTTGTGATGATAATCGGAACGGCGCTCTGAAGGGCTTCGGCCAACTGGCGCGAGTCTTCATCGATCTTTTGCACGACCCCATGCTTGTGTTCAAACTGGTAGATCGTGTCCTGCAGCTGTTTGTCGAGCACCACGCGATCGGTGATCACGATGACGCTGTCGAATACCCTCTCGTTGTTCGCATCGTGGAGCGAGGCTAGTCGGTGCGTCAGCCAGCCTATCGTGTTGCTCTTTCCGCTGCCGGCCGAATGCTCGATCAGGTAGTTGTTGCCGACACCATCCCGCCGTGCCTGATCGACAAGAACGCGAACCGCCTCCAGCTGATGGAAACGCGGGAAAATCAAGGTCTCCTTCTTGACCTTTCTTCCCTGATCGTCCCGCTTCTCGTCGATCTGCATATGGATAAATCGCGCAAGCAGATCGAGCAGGCTGTCCCGCTGCAGCACCTCCTCCCAGAGATAAGCGGTGCGATAGCTCCGCCCCTTGGCGTCGGGTGGGTTGCCTGCGCCACCGTCGCACCCGCGATTGAAAGGCAGAAAATGGGTCGCCGACCCGGCGAGCCGCGTTGTCATGAACACGGATTCCGTATCGACGGCGAAATGGACGAGCATTCGCCGCTTGAACTCGAAGATGGGTTCGCGCGGATCGCGGTCATTGCGATACTGGCGCAAGGCAGCTTCCACCGTCTGCCGCGTCATCGGATTTTTGAGTTCCAGGGATGCCACTGGAATTCCATTGATGCTCAACACGACATCGAGCGACTTCTCGGAACCCTTGGAATAGTGCAGCTGCCTGGTGATCCCGACGCGGTTCGCCGCGTAACGCGCCTCAAGCTCGGGATTGAGCGCGTGGGCGGCCTTGAAGAAGGCTACTCGAAGGGTCTTGCCGTAGCATTTGAAGCCATGGCGCAGGGTGGCCAATGAGCCGTTCGCATCCATCCACTTGGTAAGATCTGTGATGATCTGTGCCCCGGTCTTTGGGCCGTGCAGCGCTTCTAGCGCCTTCCACTCCTTGGGCTGTGTCTCGCGAATAAACTCCAGAACCGTTTCCGGGAAGATCGCCCTCTCGCGATCAAATCGGGCATCTAGCTCGCCGACGTAGCCGTTGGACAGCAAATGCGCTTCGATGACGGTCTCGAACGCACCTTCCGAATGCCTCGCGTGGTTCACGCCCGCCTCCTTCCGTCTCGAATTTTCTCGATGCGCTGAATCTGCCGTTCCAGCGCCTGCACCAAGACAAAAGAGAAGGGTTCAAGCGGTCCGGCCTGCTCTTCGGCTTGCTCCAGGGCGCGGAGGCGACGTCGCGCATTTCCCACGTCGATTGAAGCTGGCCCCCTGCCACGGATCTGTAGCGTGGCATCGATTACTGCCTTGCGAAGTTGGACCAGTGAGGGGTCGTTGAGGCCCAACCGCTCTATGGTTTCACTTGCTGCTGCGTCGCCCGCCTGCGCCGGAGCGACCTGCCCCCGCAGGTTGAAGGTGAAACGGGCGCCGCATCCCCCCGATAGAGGCGATACGAACAAGTATTCGTCAGGTATCGGCGGCCAGCTATCCTTCTTGTGCGCACCATAGGGCAGGCGTGGCGTATTCGGCGCGGGAACCCCCGCTACGAGATTCCTGTAATCAACGTCCTCGCCTGGCCCGCAATGGCATTGGGGGCGAAGGTGCTCGATATGGCAGGTGCTGCTTTCGATCCGGCGCCCCGTGTAGGCACAAAGCCCGCGCTGCTCGGCAACAAGAGCAGTTCGAATCTCGTCGCGGTGCGCCGCAGACAAAGAGGCATAGCAGTAGTTTGGAAGGGCACGGTTTGCAGCCTTCCATGCCGTCATCACACCCGGCTCCGCGCCCTTATTGATCTGCCGCATCGCCAAGCGCCTCGAGATTGTTGATTGTCGCCTCGAGGGCTACGACGGTCGGGTCATCACCGTGGATCAGTTCTCTTAATCGCGCCAAACCAGCCCGGGCACTCTTCAGGTCGCCGTCATCGAGCGCGGTTTCGACATGGCTGATTGCCTCGCGCACTGACTTGGCGCGCGAGGGGGTTCCCATGATCTGTTCAAGAATAGCGTTGGTATCGAGCCCGAAGGCCTGTCCGCATCGATTTGCGACGATGCGTTCGCCATCGGACTGTAGCAGTAGAATCCGTTCCGGTTGCGTTTCCCCGATGATCTGCGGTGAATGCGTGGTGGCGATGAACTGACAGTTGGGAAATGTACTGGTCACCAAGCTGCCGATTTGGCGCTGCCACTGCGGATGCATGTGCATGTCGAGCTCATCGATCAGCACGATGGCCGCCCCGTCCTTTACAGGATCGTCCAGGTCGGGGTTCGCCTGCGACAGCCTTCGCGCCAGATCGAGCACCAGGGCTAGCAAACCGCGTTCGCCGTCCGACAACTGGCGAACATCAAGTGTCAGCCCTTGCTTCTCGATCAAGAGGGTTGGGCGCCCTTCAACTTCAGCCCGCAGCCCATCGCACTCCGGCAGGAAGCTCTTGGCAGCGGCTCGCAGGGCGCCGAGGTGATGACCGGCTCGTGGAAACTCCGCCGATATCGACTCCTGCGCGTGCATCCAGGACGCGAGTTCCGCCAGCCGGAGCGGACGTGCCACAAGGGCGTCGGCGAACGCCGCTGCCTGCCCACCGCTCGCTCTCCCGGACTTCGGCTGCTCGTCGGAAATCAGCGACCGACGCGTCGCAAAGTAAACCCCTATCGGTTGGCGCCGCGCGCTCTTCAGGGCCTTTGCGGCCTTTCCAGGGCCTGGGGTCAAGTTCTCGCGATCGGGTGTGGCCAGCGTCTGTTCCCGGACCACGCCCGGCTTGTGGCCAATGCTCTGTTCACGCTGCTTATGGATGAGGAGGTTCTGGGTCGTGCCATCGAACACCAGATGGAGGTCGACCGTGAGCGCAGAGCGGCCGACCCGAATATCGTCGGTCGTGAAGGGCTCTGGGCGGGCCCTGCTGGCTGTGAACTTGGGAAGCGCCCGCGACAGGCCAATGCGCAGCGCCTCAAGAATGGTGGTCTTGCCGACACCATTGACGCCGACGAGCAACGTCAAGGCCGGATCGAACTCGAGTGCCGCCTGCTCGAAGGCGCGAAGACCGGCGACATCAAGGCGCGTGATCTTCATGCCGCCTCCGGAATATCGATTTCGCCGGTGACGGCCGCAGCAATAAGCGCTCCCCGGCGCTCCTTCAGCAGCGTGATGGAATGCTCGGTGGCGGCGCGAAGGCGGTCGATCTTGGCGGTTTCCGTCGAGATGTGGCGAACGATCTGCAGTTGTTCAGAAAGAGGGGGGTAAGGGAACCAAAGGGCAAGAAAGTTTTGCGAGTAAAGGCGGAGAAACCCTTGTGAACCGGTGCCGAGACCTGTCGACTCTGATCGAAATACAGCCTGCAACAGAGGTGTCTTGAACATCTCCACGTAATAGTTGGCCGAGATTTCTGGCGCAGGGAGGAACACTGCGTAATCTGGGCTGACAAGCCCATCTTGGGTCGTGATTGCAATCAATCCACTAGCAGCACGCATACGATTAACAACCACCTGACCAACGGCGGTTTTTTTATAGCCCACTAACTCTTCCGGTCGGGTTAGCTTCTCGGACACTTCGTTATGTGGGACCAATCCTCGCTCCATTCGGAGCGATAGCAACACTTCAGACCCGTCTATGCTGCGCTCGTCGCGCTCTTCAAAGAGCCATTTGCCACGTTTCACCTCCCAATGCGCGGGGATGTCGCCCAGCCAATTGATGCCGGAGGCGCGTAGCGGGGTAGATGGATCCAGCCCGCGCATGACCGCCTCAGCTATGACGGCACGCCGCTTCTCCGCAAGCAGATCGAGCAGCCGCTGCTTGGCCGCGATCAGTGTGTCGATGCCCGCGGTTTCGCGGTCGAGAAAATGAGCGATCGCCTGCTGAATGGATGTCGGCGGGACGGGCAGAGCCATTGAACCGATAGCATTTTTCGGAATGCCAAAGCGCGTAATACCGTTTGCGGCAAGCTCCAGTTGGATCCGCAAGTTCTTGGATTGCAAACAGCGGAGGAGAAAGGCCCCGGTGAGTTTCTCACGATGCGGGCGGATCATAGCCAAGTGATAGCCGCACACCAGGTCGCCCGCCGCCTCGGTCACCAAAGCCGGAATGGCGATGTCGTCCCAGGCCTCTGAATCCTTGGTGATAACCACATCATCAGCAAACAGGCGAAACTTCTCGATCTCGGCCTCGGATGCTGTCCCCGCCATAAATTCCAGCCCGAGATGAATCGTCTCGTTGTTGTAGACGTCTGTGTAATTGCATAGGCGGACAGGAATTTCTTGATCAGACAAAATCTTGTCGACATTGCTGACGGCATAATCTGCGACGGAACGAAGCGGTTGCACCGTCCAGTTCTTAGGAACTTTGGTACGCCAGGCATCAAGACCGCTCATTCGGTCACCTCCCGCAGAAGCCGGAGGATTTCGTCTTCCGCCTTCTTCAGGTCCGCATCGATCTCGGCCAGCTTGCGAGGCGGAGTGAACTTGTAAAAGTGCCGGTTGAAGTTGATCTCGTAGCCTACCTTGTCCTTCATCCGGTCCATCCAGGCGTCGGGGATGTGCGGCAGCACCTCGCGGGCGAAGTAGGCGTCGACGTCCTCCTTGAGCGGCACGTTCTCGAAATCGCGAAGGTCGGGATCTGGCTCGAAGCCCTCGCTCCGTCCGCCCTTTTCGACCGGCTCGGCCGCAGAATCCTTCGCCGTGAACACCGCGCGGAACAGCTTTTCTTCCGACGCCTTCCAGCGCGACCCGCGCTTCTTGAGCAGCTTCCCGACGCTTGCTGAGACGGAATTCCAATCGAGCTCGGGCTCGCGACCAAGCGCCTTGTCGATGGCCTGAATATCGTCGAGCAGATGAGGCGCGGCATCGAGGAACCGCGCCTTGTCCTCCACCGA
This region includes:
- a CDS encoding type I restriction endonuclease subunit R; this encodes MNHARHSEGAFETVIEAHLLSNGYVGELDARFDRERAIFPETVLEFIRETQPKEWKALEALHGPKTGAQIITDLTKWMDANGSLATLRHGFKCYGKTLRVAFFKAAHALNPELEARYAANRVGITRQLHYSKGSEKSLDVVLSINGIPVASLELKNPMTRQTVEAALRQYRNDRDPREPIFEFKRRMLVHFAVDTESVFMTTRLAGSATHFLPFNRGCDGGAGNPPDAKGRSYRTAYLWEEVLQRDSLLDLLARFIHMQIDEKRDDQGRKVKKETLIFPRFHQLEAVRVLVDQARRDGVGNNYLIEHSAGSGKSNTIGWLTHRLASLHDANNERVFDSVIVITDRVVLDKQLQDTIYQFEHKHGVVQKIDEDSRQLAEALQSAVPIIITTLQKFPFVSRQLAKMAEERNDAESATLKSRRCAVIIDEAHSSQGGETATDLKEVLGGQGLREEAAKYMAENDETDMEELYRSMAKRGRQANLSFFAFTATPKHKTLKVFGGQDGKPAHRYTMRQAIEEGFILDVLKHYTTYATYFRLLKASEDDPNVQRKKAARALARFLKLHPHNIAQKTEVMVEHFHAATQHKIGGRAKAMVITGSRLEAVRYKQSFDRYIQEKGYAIKSLVAFSGVVTDDKLEDVTYTEEGMNLGVREKELPEIFATQEYQVLLVAEKYQTGFDQPLLHTMYVDRRLAGIQAVQTLSRLNRIHPLKEDTFVLDFVNDRDEIREAFKTYFEGAEIGDEVDPARMYQIKSELDADGVYEAVDVEKFCSVYFKPKQRQSSADHQLMNAALDPAVARFKDLQSSAPDEAELWRGKMLAFGSLYGFLSQIIPYQDSDLERLYVFLRHLASKLPRRDSGPSYQFDDEVRLEYYRLQKISEGSISLSDGQANRLDGPSEVGSGVLHEEAVPLSRLIDVVNDRFGTDFNQADQLFFDQIVEAAISDNALRQAAAVNPGDKFELVFKNLLEALFVERMDQNEEIFARFMNDKSFQKVVTGWLSSEAYRKLRLPAGAKSTADEGIE
- a CDS encoding retron system putative HNH endonuclease, with product MRQINKGAEPGVMTAWKAANRALPNYCYASLSAAHRDEIRTALVAEQRGLCAYTGRRIESSTCHIEHLRPQCHCGPGEDVDYRNLVAGVPAPNTPRLPYGAHKKDSWPPIPDEYLFVSPLSGGCGARFTFNLRGQVAPAQAGDAAASETIERLGLNDPSLVQLRKAVIDATLQIRGRGPASIDVGNARRRLRALEQAEEQAGPLEPFSFVLVQALERQIQRIEKIRDGRRRA
- a CDS encoding AAA family ATPase, with the translated sequence MKITRLDVAGLRAFEQAALEFDPALTLLVGVNGVGKTTILEALRIGLSRALPKFTASRARPEPFTTDDIRVGRSALTVDLHLVFDGTTQNLLIHKQREQSIGHKPGVVREQTLATPDRENLTPGPGKAAKALKSARRQPIGVYFATRRSLISDEQPKSGRASGGQAAAFADALVARPLRLAELASWMHAQESISAEFPRAGHHLGALRAAAKSFLPECDGLRAEVEGRPTLLIEKQGLTLDVRQLSDGERGLLALVLDLARRLSQANPDLDDPVKDGAAIVLIDELDMHMHPQWQRQIGSLVTSTFPNCQFIATTHSPQIIGETQPERILLLQSDGERIVANRCGQAFGLDTNAILEQIMGTPSRAKSVREAISHVETALDDGDLKSARAGLARLRELIHGDDPTVVALEATINNLEALGDAADQ
- a CDS encoding restriction endonuclease subunit S; translation: MSGLDAWRTKVPKNWTVQPLRSVADYAVSNVDKILSDQEIPVRLCNYTDVYNNETIHLGLEFMAGTASEAEIEKFRLFADDVVITKDSEAWDDIAIPALVTEAAGDLVCGYHLAMIRPHREKLTGAFLLRCLQSKNLRIQLELAANGITRFGIPKNAIGSMALPVPPTSIQQAIAHFLDRETAGIDTLIAAKQRLLDLLAEKRRAVIAEAVMRGLDPSTPLRASGINWLGDIPAHWEVKRGKWLFEERDERSIDGSEVLLSLRMERGLVPHNEVSEKLTRPEELVGYKKTAVGQVVVNRMRAASGLIAITTQDGLVSPDYAVFLPAPEISANYYVEMFKTPLLQAVFRSESTGLGTGSQGFLRLYSQNFLALWFPYPPLSEQLQIVRHISTETAKIDRLRAATEHSITLLKERRGALIAAAVTGEIDIPEAA